A single window of Salvia splendens isolate huo1 chromosome 6, SspV2, whole genome shotgun sequence DNA harbors:
- the LOC121807964 gene encoding uncharacterized protein LOC121807964 isoform X1, with protein sequence MLLKNLMEDAQLNFDQPLLSVRRHPPPTLTSQKCETRRIDSYSYQVRPQLPTYRSELKSGPITNPGAVPFLWEHSPGQPKEEQKPQTRCSGKPPIAPMLPPGRHPKARQRDSHVVSRRTTGIKSQAVDAPCTSEEKKQDVSVSSDSRSCDENVKNIESSKDTAKEEEGSDSEDSNEAYVDAQDTLSRTDYSSLNCSMSGLSGGEDLDVKPSDRFLTDPQDREFMMDRFLPAAKAMASETPHAPKKQGVQVQQQQQPKKTANQSSKPSLRYGPSFAKKYSHYHENEEEESDDEYGQQANMPSVCGLLPRFCLKSSLGRLSPVPAMSMRTRVPASPANRGRPRSSSSGSYSETENEVNKVEHDEDKVFSAYSDAPMPSHEQKEGRSVHEGDIHKRGLKTFEEFLHDCGSSDQASSIDPVAEKTVYVDTVHKVESPNLRPFSPNLLAEDSPHEDVKKLHTVDGDAQFLPNAKSTANQGREKPLDFGENRDFSMDSTNKDHLAVTLYNSKQNQSGLPAPPPLPKSPSDSWLWRTLPSMNTKNSPLRPYCGAAENNCFKAPANDMKWETIVKATKVQRRHMHYSEESLTTIPEA encoded by the exons ATGCTGCTGAAGAATCTGATGGAGGACGCGCAGCTGAATTTCGACCAACCATTGTTATCCGTGAGGCGACACCCACCACCAACTTTGACCTCTCAGAAATGCGAAACCAGGAGAATTGACAGCTATTCTTATCAAGTCAGGCCTCAGCTTCCTACTTACAGATCAGAGCTGAAATCTGGTCCTATTACGAATCCCGGAGCTGTGCCATTTCTATGGGAGCATTCCCCTGGACAACCTAAGGAGGAGCAGAAACCACAAACTAGATGTTCTGGAAAGCCTCCCATCGCCCCAATGCTTCCTCCTGGGAGGCACCCGAAGGCTAGACAGCGCGATTCTCATGTTGTTTCTCGGAGAACTACTGGCATCAAGAGCCAAGCTGTTGATGCACCGTGTACTAGTGAAGAGAAGAAACAAGATGTTTCCGTTTCTTCTGACTCTCGGTCTTGTGATGAAAATGTGAAGAACATCGAGAGCAGCAAAGATACAGCAAAGGAGGAGGAGGGTTCTGACTCTGAGGATAGCAACGAAGCCTATGTTGATGCACAGGACACACTCTCGCGGACTGACTACTCTTCCTTGAATTGTAGCATGAGCGGCTTAAGTGGAGGAGAAGATCTAGATGTGAAACCTTCTGATCGATTCTTGACTGATCCACAAGATCGCGAGTTCATGATGGATAGGTTCTTACCTGCAGCGAAAGCAATGGCTTCAGAGACCCCTCATGCGCCCAAGAAGCAAGGCGTGCAAgtacagcagcagcagcagccgaaGAAAACAGCAAACCAATCTAGTAAGCCTTCACTTCGCTACGGCCCTAGTTTTGCGAAGAAGTATTCACATTACCACGagaacgaggaagaagagagtgaTGATGAGTATGGTCAGCAAGCAAATATGCCTTCAGTGTGTGGTTTACTGCCTCGTTTTTGCTTGAAGAGTTCACTTGGTCGCTTAAGCCCTGTTCCTGCAATGAGCATGAGGACACGAGTGCCAGCATCTCCTGCTAATAGAGGACGTCCTAGATCTTCGTCGTCTGGTTCTTACTCTGAGACGGAGAATGAGGTAAACAAAGTTGAACACGATGAGGATAAGGTTTTTTCAGCATACAGTGATGCACCTATGCCATCACACGAACAGAAAGAAGGTCGTTCGGTTCACGAAGGAGATATACATAAAAGGGGTTTGAAAACCTTTGAGGAGTTCTTGCACGACTGTGGAAGCTCAGATCAGGCAAGTTCAATAGACCCCGTTGCAGAAAAAACAGTCTATGTGGATACAGTACATAAGGTGGAATCACCAAATTTGAGGCCGTTTTCTCCCAACTTGTTAGCAGAAGATTCGCCTCACGAAGATGTGAAGAAGTTGCATACTGTGGATGGAGATGCACAGTTCCTACCAAACGCTAAGTCTACTGCAAATCAAGGAAGGGAGAAGCCTCTAGATTTTGGAGAAAATCGAGATTTTAGCATGGATTCGACAAATAAAGATCACCTAGCAGTGACTTTGTACAACTCTAAACAGAATCAATCCGGACTCCCTGCTCCACCACCTCTGCCTAAATCCCCTTCTGATTCCTGGCTGTGGCGGACATTGCCTTCCATGAACACGAAGAACTCGCCACTGCGTCCATATTGTGGTGCAGCAGAGAACAACTGCTTCAAGGCACCTGCAAATGATATGAAGTGGGAAACTATTGTCAAGGCGACGAAGGTGCAGCGTCGTCACATGCATTACTCTGAg GAGTCACTGACAACCATACCGGAAGCTTGA
- the LOC121807965 gene encoding receptor homology region, transmembrane domain- and RING domain-containing protein 1-like: MNKNRRTKSTAQPLFYSSTTDYQMSKFFIFTLLLCFLTDPILSIVQLSSISTSFPDTPARFTAGLNGSAICGGLWVAEPLDACSPLLDEVEDGRDENANIVLIVRGNCAFDEKIRNAQEAGFHAAIIYDDKLNHNLISMMGNHEGLWIYAVFVSNTAGETLRENARGVGGECCIISLVDETAWTVLVISFISVLAVICLLVSICFTINQWRNHQETRTTAADDSVVDMLPRITFGSVNLSAPIGETCTICLEDYKHGESLKILPCRHGFHSSCVGSWLTKCAAFCPVCKHDLSGNNGLKSARRTYWFSSRVKIITRKLDILKD; the protein is encoded by the exons ATGAATAAAAACAGGAGAACAAAATCAACAGCACAGCCCCTTTTTTATTCATCAACAACGGATTATCAAATGAGCAAATTCTTCATCTTCACACTTCTTCTCTGCTTCTTAACCGATCCGATTCTCTCAATCGTCCAGCTCAGTTCCATCTCCACTTCGTTCCCGGACACTCCCGCCAGATTCA CTGCAGGTCTGAACGGTAGCGCAATCTGCGGCGGCTTGTGGGTGGCTGAGCCACTCGACGCCTGCTCGCCGCTGCTCGATGAAGTCGAAGACGGCCGTGATGAGAATGCGAATATTGTTCTGATTGTGAGGGGAAATTGCGCGTTTGACGAGAAGATCAGAAATGCGCAGGAAGCTGGGTTCCACGCCGCCATCATATACGATGATAAGCTCAACCACAACCTCATCTCAA TGATGGGAAACCATGAAGGACTGTGGATATATGCTGTATTTGTGTCGAACACAGCAGGGGAGACCCTCAGAGAGAATGCTCGAGGAGTGGGAGGCGAATGCTGCATCATCTCACTTGTTGATGAAACTGCCTGGACGGTGCTGGTTATATCGTTTATTTCAGTCCTTGCTGTAATCTGTCTCCTGGTTTCAATCTGCTTCACGATCAATCAGTGGAGGAATCATCAAGAGACTCGAACTACTGCTGCCGATGATAGTGTTGTGGATATGCTCCCTAGAATAACATTTGGCTCCGTGAATCTATCCGCCCCCATAGGAGAGACATGTACAATCTGTCTCGAGGACTACAAACATGGGGAAAGCCTGAAAATTCTTCCTTGCCGGCATG GTTTCCACTCGAGTTGTGTAGGTTCATGGTTGACGAAGTGTGCCGCATTCTGTCCAGTCTGTAAGCATGAC CTGTCAGGCAACAATGGTCTTAAAAGTGCACGGAGGACGTACTGGTTTTCTTCTCGAGTCAAGATCATCACGAGAAAACTTGATATACTAAAAGATTGA
- the LOC121807964 gene encoding uncharacterized protein LOC121807964 isoform X2, protein MLLKNLMEDAQLNFDQPLLSVRRHPPPTLTSQKCETRRIDSYSYQVRPQLPTYRSELKSGPITNPGAVPFLWEHSPGQPKEEQKPQTRCSGKPPIAPMLPPGRHPKARQRDSHVVSRRTTGIKSQAVDAPCTSEEKKQDVSVSSDSRSCDENVKNIESSKDTAKEEEGSDSEDSNEAYVDAQDTLSRTDYSSLNCSMSGLSGGEDLDVKPSDRFLTDPQDREFMMDRFLPAAKAMASETPHAPKKQGVQVQQQQQPKKTANQSSKPSLRYGPSFAKKYSHYHENEEEESDDEYGQQANMPSVCGLLPRFCLKSSLGRLSPVPAMSMRTRVPASPANRGRPRSSSSGSYSETENEVNKVEHDEDKVFSAYSDAPMPSHEQKEGRSVHEGDIHKRGLKTFEEFLHDCGSSDQASSIDPVAEKTVYVDTVHKVESPNLRPFSPNLLAEDSPHEDVKKLHTVDGDAQFLPNAKSTANQGREKPLDFGENRDFSMDSTNKDHLAVTLYNSKQNQSGLPAPPPLPKSPSDSWLWRTLPSMNTKNSPLRPYCGAAENNCFKAPANDMKWETIVKATKESLTTIPEA, encoded by the exons ATGCTGCTGAAGAATCTGATGGAGGACGCGCAGCTGAATTTCGACCAACCATTGTTATCCGTGAGGCGACACCCACCACCAACTTTGACCTCTCAGAAATGCGAAACCAGGAGAATTGACAGCTATTCTTATCAAGTCAGGCCTCAGCTTCCTACTTACAGATCAGAGCTGAAATCTGGTCCTATTACGAATCCCGGAGCTGTGCCATTTCTATGGGAGCATTCCCCTGGACAACCTAAGGAGGAGCAGAAACCACAAACTAGATGTTCTGGAAAGCCTCCCATCGCCCCAATGCTTCCTCCTGGGAGGCACCCGAAGGCTAGACAGCGCGATTCTCATGTTGTTTCTCGGAGAACTACTGGCATCAAGAGCCAAGCTGTTGATGCACCGTGTACTAGTGAAGAGAAGAAACAAGATGTTTCCGTTTCTTCTGACTCTCGGTCTTGTGATGAAAATGTGAAGAACATCGAGAGCAGCAAAGATACAGCAAAGGAGGAGGAGGGTTCTGACTCTGAGGATAGCAACGAAGCCTATGTTGATGCACAGGACACACTCTCGCGGACTGACTACTCTTCCTTGAATTGTAGCATGAGCGGCTTAAGTGGAGGAGAAGATCTAGATGTGAAACCTTCTGATCGATTCTTGACTGATCCACAAGATCGCGAGTTCATGATGGATAGGTTCTTACCTGCAGCGAAAGCAATGGCTTCAGAGACCCCTCATGCGCCCAAGAAGCAAGGCGTGCAAgtacagcagcagcagcagccgaaGAAAACAGCAAACCAATCTAGTAAGCCTTCACTTCGCTACGGCCCTAGTTTTGCGAAGAAGTATTCACATTACCACGagaacgaggaagaagagagtgaTGATGAGTATGGTCAGCAAGCAAATATGCCTTCAGTGTGTGGTTTACTGCCTCGTTTTTGCTTGAAGAGTTCACTTGGTCGCTTAAGCCCTGTTCCTGCAATGAGCATGAGGACACGAGTGCCAGCATCTCCTGCTAATAGAGGACGTCCTAGATCTTCGTCGTCTGGTTCTTACTCTGAGACGGAGAATGAGGTAAACAAAGTTGAACACGATGAGGATAAGGTTTTTTCAGCATACAGTGATGCACCTATGCCATCACACGAACAGAAAGAAGGTCGTTCGGTTCACGAAGGAGATATACATAAAAGGGGTTTGAAAACCTTTGAGGAGTTCTTGCACGACTGTGGAAGCTCAGATCAGGCAAGTTCAATAGACCCCGTTGCAGAAAAAACAGTCTATGTGGATACAGTACATAAGGTGGAATCACCAAATTTGAGGCCGTTTTCTCCCAACTTGTTAGCAGAAGATTCGCCTCACGAAGATGTGAAGAAGTTGCATACTGTGGATGGAGATGCACAGTTCCTACCAAACGCTAAGTCTACTGCAAATCAAGGAAGGGAGAAGCCTCTAGATTTTGGAGAAAATCGAGATTTTAGCATGGATTCGACAAATAAAGATCACCTAGCAGTGACTTTGTACAACTCTAAACAGAATCAATCCGGACTCCCTGCTCCACCACCTCTGCCTAAATCCCCTTCTGATTCCTGGCTGTGGCGGACATTGCCTTCCATGAACACGAAGAACTCGCCACTGCGTCCATATTGTGGTGCAGCAGAGAACAACTGCTTCAAGGCACCTGCAAATGATATGAAGTGGGAAACTATTGTCAAGGCGACGAAG GAGTCACTGACAACCATACCGGAAGCTTGA
- the LOC121809303 gene encoding 50S ribosomal protein L1-like, whose translation MAAFKPLLSRGFRLHNPPPPCQIATLLRRHFSSEPQPTPPPEPQPSSQPMANFRNPIPIQPVSYPAKPQAPPPEESQPEYIPGRPLRHSEGQQEREMPNAERRSWSRDEMRYMKDGPTISPVSYAARVAPLPEDRENVGEEEKGGRFEEMEIERRRIDEFRRRGGLRYGGMEVREEVNLPFPQFIRADNADKKTEEKAKTVYDVKEAIRLVKANARKTFEETLEAHVRMTRDLVRTDLKLDGSVRLPHGAGKTYRVAVFAEGASADEAREAGADVVGGPELVESIVAGKTKMDFDKCIATPPMIKHLKKIAKYLKKLMPDTKKGTLTNDISRAVKEAKESVPFEKDKTAIVHVPLGKVKFPENSLKENIGAFVHALLLAKPAGLKKSSKFAGYVDTFHIASTMGRSYPVSIQSLSMAADQFSKTQVK comes from the exons ATGGCGGCCTTTAAACCCCTTCTCTCCCGCGGCTTCCGCCTCCATAATCCGCCGCCGCCTTGCCAAATCGCGACTCTCCTCCGCCGCCATTTCTCCTCCGAGCCCCAGCCGACCCCTCCCCCCGAACCACAACCTAGCTCCCAACCTATGGCAAACTTCCGAAATCCAATTCCTATTCAACCCGTATCCTATCCCGCCAAACCCCAAGCTCCACCGCCGGAGGAATCTCAGCCGGAATACATACCAGGAAGACCACTCCGTCACTCAGAAGGCCAGCAAGAGAGGGAAATGCCGAATGCGGAGAGGCGGTCGTGGAGCCGGGATGAAATGCGGTATATGAAGGATGGGCCGACGATTTCCCCTGTCTCCTACGCTGCCCGGGTTGCCCCGCTGCCTGAGGATCGGGAAAATGTGGGGGAGGAGGAGAAGGGGGGTAGGTTTGAGGAGATGGAGATCGAGAGGAGGAGGATTGATGAGTTTAGGAGGAGGGGAGGTTTGAGGTATGGTGGAATGGAGGTGAGGGAGGAGGTCAACTTGCCCTTTCCACAGTTTATTAGGGCGGATAATGCTGATAAGAAAACTGAGGAGAAGGCCAAGACGGTCTATGATGTCAAGGAGGCTATTCGCCTTGTAAAG GCGAATGCTAGGAAAACGTTTGAAGAAACTTTAGAAGCACATGTAAGGATGACCCGCGACTTGGTTCGAACCGATTTG AAGCTGGATGGTTCAGTGCGCCTTCCACACGGTGCTGGCAAG ACATATAGGGTGGCTGTATTTGCGGAAGGAGCATCTGCAGATGAAGCTCGAGAGGCTGGAGCTGATGTTGTCGGCGGCCCAGAGCTGGTGGAGAGTATTGTTGCTG gaaaaacaaaaatgGATTTTGACAAGTGTATTGCTACCCCACCCATGATCAAGCATTTGAAAAAG ATAGCAAAATATCTGAAGAAATTAATGCCAGATACCAAG AAAGGTACTCTAACCAATGACATATCTCGGGCTGTCAAAGAGGCAAAGGAGAGTGTTCCTTTCGAGAAAGACAAAACTGCAATAGTACATGTGCCCCTGGGGAAG GTTAAATTCCCAGAAAATAGTTTGAAAGAAAACATTGGAGCTTTTGTACATGCTCTTTTGCTCGCAAAGCCTGCGGGTTTAAAAAAGA GCTCCAAATTCGCTGGGTATGTAGACACCTTCCACATTGCCAGCACC ATGGGTCGATCGTATCCCGTTTCAATTCAATCGTTGTCTATGGCTGCAGACCAGTTCAGCAAAACGCAAGTGAAGTGA